The following proteins are encoded in a genomic region of Pyrus communis chromosome 11, drPyrComm1.1, whole genome shotgun sequence:
- the LOC137708710 gene encoding nudix hydrolase 2-like, producing the protein MLMQRFRATTKLVPYLSSATNAASVAAHHHPLTKRPCFGTLSPSSPSLLGDHKDKVPHLIQAKSVSTNSSSVAKQAVPENEVEQVELLTATEDLHGGVIVDMTEPMDSAVFAALLQASISHWRQKGKRGVWIKLPIARSNLVDAAVKEGFRYHHAESDYLMLVRWIPETEDTLPANASHRVGIGAFVMNSKREILVVQEISGRFRNTGVWKLPTGAVNEGEDICKAAVREVKEETGIDTEFVEVLAFRQGHKSFFQKSDLFFVCMLTPKSFDIQKQNLEIEAAQWMPVGDYAAQPFVKKNKLFDYVAEICLAKSDKDYAGFTALSTTTSSGKKSYLYYNKRDMEKIQATGDPQ; encoded by the exons atgTTGATGCAGAGGTTCAGAGCCACCACCAAGCTTGTGCCATATCTTTCTTCTGCAACCAATGCTGCTTCTGTTGCAGCCCATCATCATCCATTAACAAAGAGGCCTTGCTTTGGAACACTTTCACCTTCCTCGCCATCCTTGCTTGGCGATCACAAAG ACAAAGTTCCTCACTTGATTCAAGCCAAGTCGGTTTCAACGAATTCATCCTCCGTTGCAAAACAAGCCGTGCCTGAAAATGAAGTCGAACAGGTTGAGTTACTCACTGCAACTGAGGATTTACATGGAGGAGTTATTGTTGACATGACCGAACCTATGGATTCTGCGGTTTTTGCTGCTTTGCTTCAAGCTTCCATATCGCATTGGAGGCAAAAG GGGAAGAGGGGCGTTTGGATCAAATTGCCTATCGCACGGTCAAATCTTGTTGATGCCGCAGTTAAG GAAGGATTTAGGTACCACCATGCTGAATCGGATTATTTAATGCTTGTACGTTGGATTCCCGAAACTGAGGACACTCTTCCTGCAAATGCTTCACACCGAGTAGGCATTGGCGCTTTTGTCATGAACAGTAAGAGAGAG ATACTTGTGGTTCAGGAGATCAGTGGCAGATTCAGAAATACAGGTGTGTGGAAGTTGCCAACTGGGGCTGTTAATGAG GGTGAGGATATTTGTAAAGCTGCAGTTAGAGAGGTCAAAGAAGAGACAGGA ATTGATACAGAGTTCGTGGAGGTTTTAGCATTTAG GCAAGGCCACAAGTCATTCTTTCAAAAGTCagatttgttctttgtttgcatgCTGACCCCAAAATCCTTCGACATCCAAAAGCagaacttggagattgaggcagCCCAG TGGATGCCAGTTGGGGACTATGCAGCTCAACCCTTTGTTAAGAAAAACAAACTCTTTGACTACGTAGCAGAAATATGCTTGGCAAAATCAGACAAGGACTATGCCGGTTTTACTGCGCTGAGTACAACTACATCCTCTGGAAAAAAAAGCTACCTGTACTATAACAAACGGGATATGGAAAAGATTCAGGCTACCGGTGATCCGCAGTAG